The sequence below is a genomic window from Rhodococcus sp. 4CII.
CACGCGCACTCGGAGATCATCGGCATGCAGCCGGAAGGAAACTGGCTCACCCGTGCGCCGTCGCTGCGCCGCAAGGCGATCCTCATGGCGAAGGTGCAGGACGAGGCCGGACACGGCCTGTACCTGTACTCGGCCGCCGAGACGCTCGGCGCCGACCGCGCCGACCTCACCGAGAAGCTGATCGAAGGCCGGCAGAAGTACTCCTCGATCTTCAACTACCCGACGCTCACCTACGCCGACGTCGGAGTCATCGGCTGGCTCGTCGACGGTGCCGCGATCTGCAACCAGGTGCCGTTGTGCCGCAGCTCCTTCGGGCCCTACGCGCGGGCGATGATCCGGGTGTGCAAGGAGGAGTCGTTCCACCAGCGTCAGGGTTTCGAGCTGCTGATGACGATGATGCGCGGCACCGACGCCCAGCGCGAGATGGTGCAGGAGTCGGTGAACCGCTGGTGGTGGCCGGCGCTGATGATGTTCGGACCGCCGGACGACCAGTCGCCGAATTCCGAGCAGTCGATGAAGTGGGGCATCAAGCGGCACACCAACGACGAACTCCGTCAGCGGTTCGTCGACATGTCCATTCCGCAGGCCGAGGTCCTCGGCGTGACGTTCCCGGATCCCGACCT
It includes:
- the paaA gene encoding 1,2-phenylacetyl-CoA epoxidase subunit PaaA; its protein translation is MTTSHASDDLQTLFDDTIAAEQRVEPRDWMPDGYRKTLIRQIAQHAHSEIIGMQPEGNWLTRAPSLRRKAILMAKVQDEAGHGLYLYSAAETLGADRADLTEKLIEGRQKYSSIFNYPTLTYADVGVIGWLVDGAAICNQVPLCRSSFGPYARAMIRVCKEESFHQRQGFELLMTMMRGTDAQREMVQESVNRWWWPALMMFGPPDDQSPNSEQSMKWGIKRHTNDELRQRFVDMSIPQAEVLGVTFPDPDLKWNAERGAHDFGEPDWSEFMQVIKGNGASSVERVANRRAAHENGAWVREAATAFARRESNKENAR